A section of the Telopea speciosissima isolate NSW1024214 ecotype Mountain lineage chromosome 3, Tspe_v1, whole genome shotgun sequence genome encodes:
- the LOC122655257 gene encoding aspartic proteinase CDR1-like, giving the protein MATFLNLVSFFLLICHSSLSLIKARNGGGFSIDLIHRDSLLSPYYNPSDIPLKRWQNAFRRSIARIDNFKQPLNSKTDVSSTVVSNNGEYLMKISIGTPPVEIMAIADTGSDLIWTQCKPCRGCYKQVAPFFDPKKSSTFRDLSCDSGFCEGLGNQGSCVRDSCQYSYQYGDQSFTIGNLATDTFTLGLGSNSGRFVSLPKKVFGCGHNNNGTFDQNGSGLIGLGGGSLSLISQLGSSIDGKFSYCLVPLTAENETSRLSFGAQAEVSGENVVSTPLVSKSPATFYFLTLEGVSVGDKKLRYKSKAAEKNEEDGNIIIDSGTTLTLLPSEFYDEIEIAVKDAINLTPVNDPELLELCYETDKDIDVPITAHFAGGDVKLNPLNTFVRVSENIVCFAFIPTNDLAIFGNIAQMNFLVGYDIEGGKVSFKPTDCTKQ; this is encoded by the coding sequence ATGGCAACTTTTCTCAACTTagtttccttcttccttctcattTGTCATTCAAGCCTTTCTCTTATCAAAGCCAGAAATGGAGGTGGTTTCAGTATTGATCTCATCCATCGTGATTCATTACTCTCTCCATATTACAATCCTTCAGACATTCCTTTGAAGAGATGGCAAAATGCTTTTCGTCGCTCGATAGCCCGAATTGATAACTTCAAACAACCCTTGAATTCCAAAACAGATGTCTCATCAACTGTTGTCTCAAACAATGGTGAGTATCTCATGAAAATCTCAATTGGAACTCCACCAGTAGAGATAATGGCAATAGCTGATACTGGTAGTGATCTTATATGGACACAATGCAAGCCTTGTCGAGGTTGTTACAAGCAAGTAGCCCCTTTCTTTGATCCAAAAAAATCCTCTACTTTTAGAGACCTTTCTTGTGATTCAGGGTTTTGTGAAGGGCTAGGTAACCAAGGTTCTTGTGTTAGAGATTCTTGTCAATACTCATATCAATATGGTGACCAATCCTTCACTATTGGCAATCTTGCCACAGATACTTTCACTTTGGGTTTGGGTTCCAATTCTGGTCGTTTTGTCTCCTTACCAAAGAAGGTATTTGGTTGTGGACACAACAATAATGGCACCTTTGATCAAAATGGTTCTGGTTTGATAGGCCTTGGAGGTGGTTCTCTGTCATTGATTTCCCAATTGGGTTCATCAATTGATGGTAAGTTCTCTTACTGCTTGGTTCCATTAACAGCTGAGAATGAGACTAGTAGATTGAGTTTTGGTGCTCAAGCAGAGGTTTCAGGGGAAAATGTGGTTTCAACCCCTCTAGTATCAAAATCTCCTGCTACATTCTATTTCCTTACCCTTGAAGGTGTTAGTGTTGGAGACAAGAAGTTGAGGTATAAGTCGAAAGCGGCTGAAAAGAATGAAGAGGATGGTAACATAATCATTGATTCGGGTACAACATTGACATTGTTACCATCAGAATTCTATGATGAGATTGAAATTGCAGTGAAGGATGCTATTAATCTTACACCTGTTAATGACCCAGAGTTGCTCGAGTTATGCTACGAGACTGATAAGGACATTGATGTTCCGATCACTGCACATTTTGCTGGTGGCGATGTGAAGCTGAATCCATTGAACACatttgttagggtttctgaGAATATAGTATGTTTTGCCTTCATCCCTACTAATGATCTGGCTATCTTTGGTAACATAGCTCAGATGAACTTCTTGGTTGGTTATGATATTGAAGGTGGGAAAGTTTCCTTCAAGCCAACTGATTGTACCAAGCAATAG